One genomic region from Clostridia bacterium encodes:
- a CDS encoding starch-binding protein: MSRKIWTVLTVVLVVALIAATFVGCKDKNNGNDKTNVADYTVTLDYNYQGATATTLTVADGDAISEALLTNPTRTGYTFGGWYLDAGCQTPLTFDNGMSLVEVTNDITLYAKWVQEISLAAISAEYVGAAKSVGDAITAADFRVTATYTDGTTKVVTGVRLGIETVEKVGANVITLTYVENGVTKTATATVEGKAQSGEPTEPTLVGITAEYRGADLEVGTDVAKADVVVTASYSDRTTKAVTDFTIGTYDKTTAGTKTVTVTYEGKTATFQVTYVAQETPGEPTMVSVSFAYNGGQITVGDDVDVSMITATATYSDGTTKIVVVDTQYTLGAYDKTTAGTKTIDVYLSTEKMGTLQVTYVAQETPGEPTLVGIAAEYKGADLEVGTEVAKSDVTVTASYSDESTKAVTDFTLGTYDKTTAGTKTITVTYEGKTDAIEVTFVEPSVQTRVPVYFYNGNGWDTVNAYGFDLAGGKHLGKWGGAGMTNEEDGWFSVLAPAGTYYIIFNNGAAQSRIYAFEGETAYYAGGVAYASKEAFDNSRVTYVTEVGVTAYDMALEEGQYVAKGVEIDEDRATDVRVFVNDSTVQCAGYESKAGIYNIYLKYENEQWTAWFVDVTETPAWEASAEKRTVYFTNNQNDEAVYAYVWVGEGDDKHELTTWNDREAAKYEYTNDYSQKVYSYSFSVSYTNVVFTFGEEQTVDIDLTSLAEGKDAYYPEEKQEGKWTVAQWTHDAVVKELVSITATYTGGNVTVGSEVALSDVTVQGHYLVNGESVEEAIGAGFVFDAYDNSTAGEVVVTVRYEQLTDTITVTFVEEEEEWTPSEEKRTVYFTNNKGWGALKAYIYNGAANKELSAWPGEDMEYVTENEMGETVYSVTFSVSYDTIVFNSGDVQTVDVALSDLEGDNNAYYIAGDSAGESGWAVGQWKYVAPTPKTLVSIAAEYTGSDVTVGKSVSKDDITVTATYSDESTAAVTDFAIGEYDNTAAGNVIITITYQEKTDTITVTFVEEEEEWTASETTRTIYFTKPNDWAKACAYVWAVDGKGETHAEAAWGTKQMTYVEDNQYGEKIYSYTFSVSYTRIIFLNGNEGNANQTVNIDLTEIGEGNDQYYLTAQVAEEGADQGKWLAADTKYVAYVPKTLDHITAVYGGEDIEVDGEIALSDVTVTAFYSDETSEVVTEDITLDYDSSEVAENVTVTVTYGGKTTTFKINVVAATPEWTASETTRTVYFTNNKGWGALKAYIYNGAANKELSAWPGEDMEYVTENEMGETVYSVTFS, from the coding sequence ATGAGTAGGAAGATTTGGACTGTTTTGACCGTCGTGTTGGTCGTCGCGTTGATCGCGGCTACCTTCGTCGGCTGTAAAGACAAGAACAATGGCAATGACAAAACCAACGTCGCCGACTACACCGTGACTCTTGACTACAACTATCAGGGCGCTACCGCCACCACCTTGACGGTGGCCGACGGCGACGCCATCAGCGAAGCGTTGTTGACCAATCCCACCCGCACGGGCTACACGTTCGGGGGGTGGTATCTGGACGCGGGGTGCCAGACGCCCCTTACCTTCGACAACGGCATGAGCCTTGTCGAAGTCACCAACGATATCACGCTCTACGCGAAGTGGGTGCAGGAGATATCCTTGGCGGCCATTTCGGCTGAATACGTGGGCGCCGCCAAATCCGTGGGCGACGCCATCACGGCCGCCGATTTTCGTGTGACCGCCACCTACACCGACGGCACCACCAAGGTGGTGACGGGCGTGCGTTTGGGCATTGAGACCGTGGAGAAAGTGGGTGCCAACGTCATCACCCTCACCTACGTGGAGAATGGCGTCACCAAGACGGCCACCGCCACCGTAGAGGGCAAGGCCCAATCCGGCGAGCCCACCGAGCCCACCTTGGTCGGCATCACCGCCGAGTACCGAGGCGCCGATCTCGAGGTAGGTACGGACGTCGCCAAGGCGGACGTCGTCGTCACCGCTTCCTATTCGGACCGGACGACCAAAGCCGTCACCGATTTCACCATCGGCACCTACGACAAGACCACCGCGGGCACCAAAACCGTCACAGTCACCTACGAGGGCAAGACGGCCACCTTCCAAGTGACCTACGTCGCGCAAGAAACGCCCGGAGAGCCCACGATGGTGTCCGTCTCTTTCGCCTACAACGGTGGCCAAATCACCGTAGGTGACGACGTCGACGTTTCTATGATTACGGCCACCGCAACCTATTCGGACGGCACGACCAAAATTGTCGTCGTCGACACCCAATATACCTTGGGCGCCTACGACAAAACGACCGCCGGCACTAAGACTATCGACGTCTATCTCAGCACCGAGAAAATGGGCACCCTTCAGGTGACCTACGTCGCGCAAGAAACGCCCGGCGAGCCCACCTTAGTCGGCATTGCGGCCGAGTATAAGGGCGCCGATCTCGAGGTGGGCACGGAGGTCGCCAAATCGGACGTCACCGTCACCGCTTCCTATTCGGACGAATCGACCAAAGCCGTCACCGATTTTACCTTGGGCACCTACGACAAGACCACCGCGGGCACTAAGACCATCACCGTCACCTACGAGGGCAAGACCGACGCTATCGAGGTCACCTTCGTCGAGCCTTCCGTCCAAACCCGCGTCCCCGTGTACTTCTACAACGGCAACGGGTGGGACACCGTCAACGCCTACGGCTTTGACCTCGCGGGAGGCAAACATTTGGGCAAATGGGGCGGTGCCGGCATGACCAACGAAGAGGACGGTTGGTTCTCCGTTCTCGCGCCCGCGGGTACCTATTATATCATCTTCAACAACGGCGCGGCGCAGAGCCGCATCTACGCCTTCGAGGGCGAGACCGCTTACTATGCGGGCGGCGTCGCTTACGCCAGCAAAGAAGCCTTCGACAATAGCCGCGTTACCTACGTCACCGAGGTGGGCGTCACCGCCTACGATATGGCGTTGGAAGAGGGACAATACGTCGCCAAGGGCGTTGAGATCGACGAGGATAGAGCGACCGACGTCCGCGTGTTCGTCAACGACAGCACCGTGCAATGCGCGGGTTACGAAAGCAAGGCGGGCATTTACAATATCTATCTCAAATACGAGAATGAGCAATGGACGGCGTGGTTCGTCGACGTGACCGAGACTCCCGCGTGGGAGGCCAGCGCCGAGAAGCGCACCGTCTACTTCACCAACAACCAAAACGACGAGGCCGTGTACGCCTACGTTTGGGTGGGCGAGGGCGACGACAAGCACGAACTCACCACCTGGAACGACAGAGAAGCGGCCAAATACGAGTACACCAACGACTATTCGCAAAAGGTGTACAGTTACAGCTTCTCTGTGTCCTACACCAACGTCGTCTTCACCTTCGGTGAAGAACAGACAGTTGACATCGACCTTACCTCGCTTGCCGAGGGCAAAGACGCCTACTATCCCGAAGAGAAACAAGAGGGCAAGTGGACCGTGGCGCAATGGACGCACGACGCCGTTGTCAAAGAACTGGTTTCCATTACCGCCACCTATACGGGCGGCAACGTGACCGTAGGTAGCGAGGTCGCTTTGTCCGACGTGACCGTCCAAGGTCACTACCTCGTCAACGGCGAGTCCGTAGAGGAGGCCATCGGCGCGGGCTTCGTCTTCGACGCCTATGATAACAGCACGGCGGGCGAGGTCGTCGTCACCGTGCGTTACGAGCAACTCACCGACACCATCACCGTGACCTTCGTCGAGGAAGAGGAAGAATGGACGCCGAGCGAAGAGAAGCGCACCGTCTATTTCACCAACAACAAAGGTTGGGGCGCGTTGAAAGCCTATATTTACAACGGCGCGGCCAACAAGGAATTGTCCGCTTGGCCGGGCGAGGATATGGAATACGTCACCGAGAACGAGATGGGCGAGACCGTTTATAGCGTCACCTTCTCGGTGTCCTACGATACCATCGTCTTCAATAGTGGCGACGTGCAGACCGTTGACGTCGCTTTGTCCGATCTCGAGGGCGACAACAACGCCTACTATATCGCGGGCGACAGCGCGGGCGAGAGCGGCTGGGCCGTCGGTCAATGGAAATACGTAGCGCCCACACCCAAGACCTTGGTCTCCATCGCCGCCGAATACACGGGCAGCGATGTGACCGTGGGCAAGAGCGTCTCCAAAGATGATATCACGGTTACGGCCACCTATTCGGACGAATCGACCGCCGCCGTGACCGACTTCGCCATCGGCGAGTACGATAACACTGCGGCCGGCAACGTCATCATCACCATTACCTACCAAGAGAAGACCGACACCATCACCGTGACCTTCGTCGAGGAAGAGGAAGAATGGACGGCCAGTGAAACCACGCGCACCATCTACTTCACCAAACCCAACGATTGGGCCAAAGCGTGCGCCTACGTTTGGGCGGTGGACGGCAAGGGCGAAACCCATGCCGAAGCCGCTTGGGGCACCAAGCAAATGACCTACGTCGAGGATAATCAATACGGCGAGAAGATTTACAGCTATACCTTCTCGGTGTCCTACACCCGTATCATTTTCCTCAACGGCAACGAGGGCAACGCCAACCAAACCGTGAATATCGACCTCACCGAGATAGGCGAGGGCAACGACCAATACTACCTCACCGCGCAAGTGGCCGAAGAGGGCGCGGACCAAGGCAAGTGGCTGGCCGCCGACACCAAATACGTGGCCTACGTTCCCAAGACTTTGGACCATATCACCGCGGTTTACGGCGGCGAGGATATCGAGGTAGACGGCGAGATCGCCTTGTCGGACGTCACCGTCACGGCGTTCTATTCGGACGAAACGTCCGAAGTGGTCACCGAGGATATCACCCTTGACTACGACTCGTCCGAAGTGGCGGAGAACGTCACCGTCACCGTGACCTACGGTGGCAAGACGACCACCTTCAAGATCAACGTGGTAGCCGCCACGCCCGAATGGACGGCCAGCGAAACCACGCGCACCGTCTACTTCACCA
- a CDS encoding starch-binding protein has product MKRLLVLALICVFFMGACCLTACGNKSFTVRFDPNYEGAEVVEVVVAKDDLGKVPVLTREGYYFDGWFTDKECTSPAGISAGGTVIGTNNTYYAKWSPNQPDAGGQSSTGNDAGDNNQTPNENDNGNSGDSGDNGGSGTTPVNPDQGQGEQEQGGTEEPSVTLTSISATYAGAVKRGAALDKAAVTVTATYSDGSEKVVTAYALSQDYAAMNDEHSVTVRYQEGAVAKECTMTYEIVADAYAPAEDGNVYFTNIKGWDAVYAYAWSGDGESATSNAAWPGEACAFVATNEFAQAVYAYDLTGKSFEKIIFNNRGQGEQTVDITLTADVNGYYPTDKQGDKYDVSPYQDKYVGAALGTVTAHEFTGVGTWAKDGVKKVHIYTPAGYDAADTTKQYKVLYMFDGQNLFDRYDVEGGSATRWGVNTALAVAGVDCIVVGVDNGEDTDGLNMHWRDKQLTMAEDSFGSLSSLTRAGGNDETAYYQNGTLDLLGDFIRNTLIPYINANYNVYTGREDTLIAGSSSGGLAAFYLGLRDSDLYSVVGAFSPATALFDLTTWQAFLARDEQVAARAYPQAMFVYCGHGEGSDDLENALYDYGETAGAVKLEALLRAVGYDEFGRVGTSFTVGAVHNEGAWRAAFKTFIDFAF; this is encoded by the coding sequence ATGAAAAGATTGCTTGTGCTTGCTTTGATTTGCGTGTTTTTCATGGGCGCGTGCTGTTTGACCGCTTGCGGCAACAAGTCGTTTACCGTTCGGTTCGATCCCAATTACGAAGGGGCCGAGGTCGTCGAGGTGGTCGTTGCCAAGGACGATTTGGGCAAGGTGCCCGTCCTCACCCGCGAGGGCTACTATTTCGACGGCTGGTTTACGGACAAGGAATGCACGTCCCCGGCAGGCATTTCCGCCGGCGGCACGGTCATCGGCACCAACAACACCTACTACGCCAAGTGGTCGCCCAACCAACCCGACGCGGGTGGTCAATCTTCGACGGGCAACGATGCGGGCGACAATAATCAAACCCCCAACGAAAACGATAACGGAAATAGCGGCGATAGCGGCGATAACGGCGGCTCGGGCACCACGCCCGTCAACCCCGATCAAGGCCAGGGTGAACAAGAGCAGGGCGGCACCGAGGAGCCTTCGGTGACCTTGACGTCCATCTCCGCCACCTATGCGGGCGCGGTCAAGCGCGGCGCGGCCTTAGATAAGGCCGCCGTCACTGTCACGGCCACCTATTCGGACGGTAGCGAGAAAGTCGTCACCGCCTACGCGTTGTCGCAGGACTACGCCGCGATGAACGACGAGCATTCGGTCACGGTCCGCTACCAAGAGGGCGCGGTAGCCAAGGAATGCACGATGACCTACGAGATCGTCGCGGACGCGTACGCCCCCGCCGAGGACGGCAACGTCTATTTCACCAACATCAAAGGTTGGGACGCCGTCTACGCCTACGCCTGGTCGGGCGACGGCGAGAGCGCAACGAGCAATGCCGCGTGGCCGGGCGAAGCGTGCGCGTTCGTCGCCACCAACGAGTTCGCGCAGGCCGTTTACGCCTACGATTTGACGGGCAAATCTTTCGAGAAGATCATCTTCAACAACAGAGGTCAAGGAGAACAAACGGTGGATATCACGCTGACCGCAGACGTCAACGGTTACTATCCCACCGACAAGCAGGGAGATAAATACGACGTGAGCCCCTATCAAGACAAATACGTGGGCGCCGCGCTCGGCACCGTCACCGCGCACGAATTTACGGGTGTGGGCACTTGGGCCAAGGACGGCGTCAAGAAAGTGCATATCTACACCCCCGCAGGGTACGACGCCGCCGACACCACCAAGCAATACAAGGTGCTGTATATGTTCGACGGGCAAAACCTCTTCGACCGCTACGACGTGGAGGGTGGTAGCGCCACCCGTTGGGGCGTCAACACGGCTTTGGCCGTGGCGGGCGTGGATTGTATCGTGGTCGGCGTGGACAACGGCGAGGATACGGACGGCCTCAATATGCATTGGCGCGACAAGCAGTTGACGATGGCCGAGGATAGTTTCGGCTCCTTGTCCTCGTTGACGCGGGCGGGCGGCAACGACGAGACCGCCTACTACCAAAATGGTACGCTGGATTTGTTGGGCGATTTCATTCGCAATACGCTCATTCCCTATATCAATGCGAATTACAACGTCTATACGGGGCGCGAGGACACCCTCATCGCGGGCAGCAGTTCGGGCGGCCTGGCGGCCTTCTATTTGGGGTTGCGCGATAGCGACCTCTATTCGGTCGTGGGTGCGTTCTCTCCCGCCACCGCGTTGTTCGACCTCACCACGTGGCAGGCGTTCCTCGCCCGCGACGAGCAGGTGGCGGCGCGCGCCTATCCGCAGGCAATGTTCGTCTACTGCGGCCATGGCGAAGGCTCGGACGACTTGGAAAACGCGCTCTACGACTATGGCGAGACGGCGGGCGCCGTCAAGTTGGAAGCCTTGCTCCGTGCGGTCGGCTACGACGAGTTCGGTCGCGTCGGCACTTCGTTTACCGTGGGTGCTGTGCACAACGAGGGCGCATGGCGCGCGGCGTTTAAGACGTTCATCGACTTTGCGTTCTGA